One genomic segment of Pseudomonas fortuita includes these proteins:
- a CDS encoding SurA N-terminal domain-containing protein codes for MRSVLLCLLLVMAGPSWADVPAARVNGVEIGLTRLERYFSEYLDAQGRAVTSIRNPGLYKRLRDQALDELIDKELLWQEARRQGIVISDEQVSAHVGEVEAAFGSPAIFERRLAQAGFDRAQYSEYTRRDMAAQQVYAQLSAVEAPSQAEVQAFYDANQERLQGAQNQSDKPSVIREQGLALARAALVDQRQAQARQSVRQRLRASATVEIAD; via the coding sequence ATGCGTAGTGTGCTGCTGTGCCTGTTGCTGGTAATGGCCGGGCCGAGCTGGGCCGATGTACCGGCGGCTCGGGTCAATGGCGTGGAGATCGGGTTGACGCGCCTGGAACGCTATTTCAGTGAGTACCTGGACGCCCAGGGCCGTGCGGTGACCAGCATCCGCAACCCGGGCCTGTACAAGCGCCTGCGCGATCAGGCCCTGGACGAACTGATCGACAAGGAGCTGCTGTGGCAGGAGGCGCGGCGCCAAGGCATCGTCATCAGCGACGAGCAGGTGTCGGCGCATGTCGGCGAGGTAGAAGCCGCGTTCGGCAGCCCGGCCATTTTCGAACGGCGTCTGGCGCAGGCGGGCTTCGATAGGGCACAGTACAGTGAATACACCCGGCGAGACATGGCGGCCCAGCAGGTGTATGCCCAGCTCAGCGCAGTCGAAGCACCGAGCCAGGCTGAAGTGCAGGCGTTCTATGATGCCAACCAGGAAAGACTGCAAGGAGCGCAGAACCAAAGTGATAAGCCTTCAGTCATACGTGAACAGGGCCTGGCCTTGGCCAGGGCTGCGCTTGTCGATCAGCGGCAGGCGCAAGCGCGCCAGTCTGTGCGCCAACGTTTGCGTGCTTCGGCTACAGTTGAGATCGCGGACTGA